DNA from Danaus plexippus chromosome 30, MEX_DaPlex, whole genome shotgun sequence:
taacataacaaacAAACCGCTCTTCCATCCGTCACCTGTCTTGTATAATCTTAAAACAGTTCAAAACCTCACTTAACCTAgtctacaattttatttaagtctttTACATTAAATCCGGACATTGTCCCCAGCACACCGTATTTCATGAAGGCAAATTCGCGTTAAcactacaatataataataaattaaaaaaaatttctaccATTTCGTGGTAGTATTTCTACCATTTGGTAGTATTTTTTCTAccgtgttatatataattgaacgatattcaattttttctttggaCGTAGGATTGCAAACGATAAAATTTCGTGTatcatatagatatatatatataataatctttgaATAATCTTTGGCAGTTATAAGTTCATTGCGTCAGAACGTGTAttgccatataaaaaaaattgcacgtagaattataataaaaacatgctGTAAATGATTTCAGCTTGAAATCATTCGTGCAGCGACATGTCTAGGGCGATGTTGCCATCGCTGGCGTTTGTCTTGTCCCTGACTTCATCCTCGCTGGACACCTGATTGAAGAGGAAGTGCTTCCCGAACTCGTTGTCATCAACGTTATCGCTCTTATCGTTCTCTTGGTGCTGATAATCTCTCTGCTTCTTGCTGTTCTCCACGAACTGCTTTAGCTGCTGCGGCATAGGAAACGAGGATTTTATGTGGCACCTCTTCATCCAGTTCCTCAGGGACTTGCGGGGGACCTTGTGGGTTTGGGCCGCCCTGGAAACAGATCGGACGATCAATGAACCGCTGATGTTTGTTTCTCGTTTAACTGATGTACGTACCTGTATATGCTGCCGCCTTTCTTCACGTCCATCAGAGCCGCCCACATGGCTTCGTTGGAGTATCTTCTGTTCGGGTTGAACTTGCCCATCATGACTCTCTCTAGATCCTTCCTCGACAACCCTGACGAGCTCACCTCCTTGCCCTCCAGGAACTGATCCAGATCCGCCTTAAGCACGGTCTCGCTGATATCCACGTTCTTATCCTTAAAGATTGGCGGCCTCCCGCGTTTTCTTGCCATTTTCTCCCCCATTTTGGGGTAATTCTCTCTATTCCTTGGTATCAGCTCGACTTCCGACTTCTGGTTCTTGACGTCGTTCTTCTTCTTGACCTGGTTGGTCTTCAGCAGCGACACCTCCAGCTCCCCGTTCTGTTCCAGCCACAGTTTGTAGTAATCGTTCTCATTTCTCTGCAACTCCTCCATATTAGTGAGGCCGTACTTGGTGAACTCCTTCTGCATGTCGGCTGGATTCATCTTCGCCAGTCTCTTGACGTACGCCGCGTTCTCCATCAGCTTATTCTGGAAGAACAGCTCGCTCTCCGGCTTCACTCGTATATACCGACCTGGAACagaaagaaaatgaaatagaaaaatacatCGCAGTAACAAACGAACCATGAATGCTAAAAAATGATGTCTGTAAGATTATAACGaacaaaaaactttacatACAAGGAATTCgccgcaaaaaaaaaaataatcagaaaACTAAAccggaaaaaaataaaataaaaaccgataaaagtatatatatattttttaaacattcatgGTTCATGTGTAAGATTTAATTCAGTATAACATATttctactaa
Protein-coding regions in this window:
- the LOC116776544 gene encoding uncharacterized protein LOC116776544 isoform X1, encoding MALPPQQFCVRWNSYHTNLQAVFPRLLLTEQFADVTLACESKQLRCHKLVLSACSAYLERLLLQNPCKHPIVLMRDMRFSEMQALVDFMYKGEVNVTQEELPSLLKSAEALQIRGLCSGEGGPAAPGSATGDSKDFSVASDALLAHANKETSAATQKTPKKSKSEEREKTDVKEETVEEDGLYYGELENEHMDYNEDEESGKPSSSLGQTSGRYIRVKPESELFFQNKLMENAAYVKRLAKMNPADMQKEFTKYGLTNMEELQRNENDYYKLWLEQNGELEVSLLKTNQVKKKNDVKNQKSEVELIPRNRENYPKMGEKMARKRGRPPIFKDKNVDISETVLKADLDQFLEGKEVSSSGLSRKDLERVMMGKFNPNRRYSNEAMWAALMDVKKGGSIYRAAQTHKVPRKSLRNWMKRCHIKSSFPMPQQLKQFVENSKKQRDYQHQENDKSDNVDDNEFGKHFLFNQVSSEDEVRDKTNASDGNIALDMSLHE